A region of Chitinophaga horti DNA encodes the following proteins:
- a CDS encoding TonB-dependent receptor plug domain-containing protein translates to MPDLFIYLLKANVALSLFYLAYRLGLRRLTFYTLNRFFLLTGIVFSSVFPLVDVNDFFHRNEEALGTVVYYVPDFNALRPVVAEETFTVWTALSWLFWAGVAVMSVRLLIQMASLLRFHLMSDEARLKNRKIRVVNKEIAPFSFFKHIYLNPAMHAQEELDAVIRHEQVHVEEWHSADVMLGEVNNVFYWFNPGAWLMKTAIRENLEFITDRKILRAGVDAKVYQYSLLKVSGAPYATAIANNFNFSHLKNRIMMMNKERSSRYQVVRYVILGCMVSMLVLTLNFSRAGVRLSPLGQGTIPQLFVDHKDTVPVTVNEVVFTGVDKLDSSMPSKAGINEPVTFSATSAQKGQPLNIRFDSARTKSGEWIRYRNDQWYFDSMRKNGASIGVDPYPSTKDFILVGRGNNGKPVIISRNEDDYEFYLNGKRSDEQTLYKLDRSRITSVIVKQRGQASAIEATTTELDGEGATSGTAPKKLLSNMSVHADAIFINQEPPRQQPPVNIGGNNLKGVLIILDGKPDSTALNTTKPEDIESITVLKTGAEAIYGSKAANGAIIITTKKNKSKTTNQEAITISADTVREHNYRLEEVLVTGKPATVTFRHDKSREVVVEGRPTRAVAGTAQPRSEKELEEVAVTGRYVGSVNYEKVREPEAVIVTSKSDKLAAKPAATTERKIKLRVYPNPSDGDFKATFPIGKDGKYELKVYNSNGGEILSSAGTGKAGATQSAPITFTGAPGTYYLQVKTGGVIQTHKLIKK, encoded by the coding sequence ATGCCCGATCTTTTCATATATCTCCTCAAGGCAAACGTGGCGCTCAGCCTGTTTTACCTGGCTTACCGGCTGGGGCTCAGAAGGCTTACTTTCTACACGCTGAACCGTTTTTTCCTGCTGACAGGCATCGTGTTTTCTTCGGTGTTTCCGTTAGTGGACGTGAACGATTTTTTCCACCGGAACGAAGAGGCGCTGGGTACCGTGGTATACTACGTGCCGGATTTTAACGCCTTGCGGCCAGTCGTTGCCGAGGAAACGTTTACCGTGTGGACGGCCCTTTCATGGTTGTTTTGGGCAGGTGTAGCGGTGATGTCGGTACGACTGCTCATTCAAATGGCGTCGTTGCTGCGGTTCCACCTCATGTCGGACGAGGCGCGGCTGAAGAACCGGAAAATAAGGGTGGTAAATAAAGAGATCGCACCGTTCTCCTTTTTCAAACACATCTACCTGAACCCTGCCATGCATGCGCAGGAGGAGCTGGACGCCGTGATACGCCACGAACAGGTACACGTAGAAGAATGGCATTCGGCGGATGTGATGCTGGGAGAAGTAAACAATGTTTTCTACTGGTTTAACCCGGGTGCATGGTTAATGAAAACCGCCATCCGCGAAAACCTCGAATTTATTACGGACCGCAAGATACTGCGTGCCGGGGTAGACGCTAAAGTTTACCAATACAGTCTTTTAAAAGTAAGTGGAGCTCCATACGCGACGGCCATCGCAAACAACTTCAATTTTTCACATCTCAAAAACCGAATTATGATGATGAATAAAGAACGATCATCGCGGTACCAGGTAGTCAGGTATGTGATCCTGGGTTGTATGGTAAGCATGCTCGTGCTCACACTTAACTTTAGCCGCGCCGGTGTAAGACTGTCGCCATTAGGCCAGGGAACTATCCCCCAGCTGTTCGTGGATCACAAGGATACGGTGCCTGTAACAGTCAATGAGGTCGTATTTACGGGCGTTGACAAGCTGGATAGTTCCATGCCCTCGAAAGCCGGCATTAATGAACCGGTTACGTTTTCTGCCACGAGTGCACAAAAAGGCCAGCCGCTAAACATTCGATTCGACAGTGCGCGCACCAAGTCCGGCGAATGGATCAGGTATAGAAACGATCAATGGTATTTTGATTCCATGCGCAAAAATGGAGCCTCTATAGGCGTCGATCCGTATCCCAGCACAAAAGATTTCATTCTCGTAGGTAGGGGCAATAACGGCAAGCCTGTCATCATTAGCCGTAATGAAGATGATTACGAGTTTTACCTGAACGGTAAGCGCTCTGACGAACAAACCTTGTATAAGCTGGACCGCAGCCGTATTACCAGCGTTATCGTTAAGCAGAGGGGCCAGGCTAGTGCCATAGAAGCGACCACGACAGAGCTGGATGGTGAAGGCGCTACGTCGGGTACGGCTCCAAAAAAATTATTGTCGAATATGTCAGTACATGCCGATGCGATCTTCATTAACCAGGAGCCGCCCCGTCAGCAACCGCCTGTAAATATTGGTGGCAACAACCTCAAGGGTGTACTGATTATCCTGGATGGTAAGCCTGATTCTACTGCACTCAATACGACCAAACCCGAAGACATAGAATCTATCACCGTGCTCAAAACGGGCGCGGAAGCGATCTACGGCAGCAAAGCCGCTAACGGCGCGATCATTATCACTACAAAGAAAAACAAATCGAAGACGACTAACCAGGAGGCAATAACGATTAGTGCAGACACCGTGCGCGAACACAATTACCGACTGGAAGAAGTGCTGGTGACCGGTAAGCCTGCTACTGTTACGTTCAGGCACGATAAGAGCAGGGAGGTAGTTGTCGAAGGCAGACCCACGAGGGCAGTTGCCGGAACGGCACAGCCACGTAGTGAAAAAGAACTGGAAGAAGTGGCGGTAACCGGCAGGTATGTTGGCTCCGTAAATTATGAGAAAGTACGCGAGCCAGAAGCTGTCATTGTAACGAGCAAGTCAGACAAACTCGCTGCAAAACCAGCCGCTACTACGGAACGTAAAATAAAACTGCGCGTTTATCCCAACCCCTCCGACGGTGACTTTAAGGCCACTTTCCCGATAGGTAAAGATGGTAAATACGAACTGAAAGTGTATAACAGCAATGGCGGCGAGATTCTGAGCAGTGCGGGTACCGGAAAAGCAGGTGCTACGCAATCAGCACCAATAACATTTACCGGTGCGCCAGGTACTTATTACCTGCAGGTAAAAACCGGCGGGGTTATACAAACACACAAACTCATCAAGAAATAA
- a CDS encoding Kelch repeat-containing protein, with protein sequence MFNVRHSWVLLVAGCFMASCKSSDDTEEVGNWISRSSLEGVARGEAVSFVIGDKAYIGTGYDGTNRLKDFWYYNQTTNSWTQVADLPGAARNSAVAFAVGTKGIVTTGYDGINKLNDTWVYDSQNDTWSAGAGFAGTARYGATAFAIGAKGYITCGYDGNYLKDFYSYDTSATGGAWTKEEAFGGNKRSDAVAFVINNKAYVVTGSNPNTGQTLSVNDMFMFDPASTAANKWTEMRKISNVSDEDYDNDYDIVSSNGVAFVMNSKGYIATGTKSGLTTNVWEYDPLTDTWESKRAFEGLARSGAVGFSINNRGYVALGNSSSLPFEDLWEFDPAATYNEND encoded by the coding sequence ATGTTCAATGTTAGACATTCCTGGGTTTTGCTGGTAGCAGGCTGTTTTATGGCCTCCTGTAAAAGCAGCGACGACACCGAAGAGGTGGGCAACTGGATCAGCCGCTCTTCGCTGGAGGGCGTTGCCCGGGGAGAAGCCGTTTCGTTCGTGATAGGAGATAAAGCCTATATAGGCACTGGTTATGACGGTACCAACAGGTTAAAAGATTTTTGGTATTACAATCAAACAACCAACTCGTGGACGCAGGTTGCAGATTTGCCCGGTGCCGCCCGCAACAGCGCCGTAGCCTTTGCTGTAGGCACGAAAGGCATTGTTACAACCGGCTACGATGGCATCAACAAACTAAACGACACATGGGTGTACGACTCTCAAAACGACACCTGGAGCGCAGGTGCCGGCTTCGCGGGTACAGCGCGTTACGGTGCCACGGCCTTTGCTATCGGTGCAAAAGGTTATATCACCTGCGGATACGATGGCAATTACCTCAAAGATTTCTATTCCTACGACACCTCCGCTACCGGTGGCGCCTGGACCAAAGAGGAAGCCTTTGGTGGTAACAAACGTTCCGATGCCGTGGCGTTCGTGATCAATAATAAGGCCTACGTCGTTACCGGTTCCAATCCCAATACCGGCCAAACATTGAGCGTAAACGACATGTTTATGTTCGATCCCGCCAGCACCGCCGCTAACAAGTGGACGGAAATGAGAAAGATATCCAATGTAAGTGATGAGGACTATGATAACGATTACGACATCGTATCCAGCAATGGCGTGGCCTTCGTCATGAACAGCAAGGGTTACATAGCCACCGGGACCAAAAGCGGTTTAACTACGAATGTATGGGAGTACGATCCGTTGACCGATACCTGGGAATCGAAGCGTGCTTTTGAAGGACTGGCCCGCAGCGGCGCGGTAGGCTTTTCCATTAATAACCGCGGATATGTGGCCCTGGGCAATAGTTCCAGCTTGCCGTTCGAAGACCTGTGGGAGTTTGATCCCGCTGCAACCTACAATGAAAATGATTAA
- a CDS encoding carboxypeptidase-like regulatory domain-containing protein — translation MKLLLSAACLLICLATFSQSRITGTIRSEKDGATLAFASVFLSQTTLGDRTTEQGHFTVRNIPNGRYELIVSYLGYETLVVPLALQDTTLTLNLRLKPKAGQLGEVVIRSDPDRERWLATFRETFLGTSRAARACRITNENILDLHYDQDHHQLTGSSDGMLIVDNPTLGYRVKYVLQGYVNDFGRGYVLYYGFPQFEEMKAKNRRQQAKWEERRLLAYRGSSMHFMRSLMNKRLKEDGFQVNKIVRVERKNTAAQRAPGDTAQRVLVGNRQPVFSRYADYLYTGEVSYDSIYHKPVQGTGIVLHFTNYLQVVYKNEKEAFEYLQFKGRRADKRYAQTSLVHLFVPEVGVDANGNVDAPADVVFEGYWGWEKVAEMVPLDYKEPVK, via the coding sequence ATGAAATTACTCCTTTCCGCCGCCTGTTTGTTGATATGCCTGGCCACTTTCAGCCAGAGCCGTATTACCGGTACCATTCGCAGTGAAAAGGATGGCGCCACGTTAGCATTTGCAAGTGTGTTCCTGAGCCAGACGACACTTGGCGACCGCACCACTGAGCAGGGGCATTTTACTGTACGCAATATCCCGAACGGACGTTATGAGCTGATCGTGTCCTACCTGGGATATGAAACGCTCGTGGTGCCGTTGGCGTTACAGGATACAACGCTCACCCTCAACCTCCGCCTGAAACCCAAGGCCGGACAATTGGGAGAAGTCGTGATTCGCAGCGATCCGGACAGGGAGCGCTGGCTGGCTACCTTCCGCGAAACGTTTTTAGGTACAAGCCGTGCCGCACGGGCCTGCCGCATTACCAACGAAAACATACTCGACCTCCATTATGATCAGGATCATCACCAGCTGACGGGCTCCTCGGACGGCATGCTCATCGTCGACAACCCAACGCTCGGGTATCGCGTGAAATATGTTTTACAGGGATACGTGAATGATTTCGGGCGTGGTTATGTATTATATTATGGCTTTCCTCAGTTTGAAGAAATGAAGGCGAAGAATCGCAGGCAGCAGGCGAAATGGGAGGAGCGGAGGCTGCTGGCCTACCGCGGTTCGTCCATGCATTTTATGCGTAGCCTGATGAATAAGCGGTTGAAGGAAGATGGCTTCCAGGTGAACAAGATAGTACGGGTAGAGCGAAAGAACACCGCTGCACAAAGAGCGCCTGGCGATACCGCGCAAAGGGTGCTCGTAGGTAACAGGCAGCCTGTTTTTTCGCGGTATGCGGACTACCTTTATACCGGGGAGGTGAGCTATGACAGTATATACCATAAACCCGTGCAGGGAACAGGCATTGTTCTTCACTTTACCAATTACCTGCAGGTAGTATATAAGAACGAAAAAGAAGCTTTCGAATACCTGCAGTTCAAAGGTCGCAGGGCTGATAAACGATATGCGCAAACTTCGCTGGTACATTTGTTTGTTCCGGAAGTAGGGGTGGATGCTAATGGAAACGTGGATGCGCCGGCCGATGTGGTATTTGAAGGCTACTGGGGCTGGGAAAAGGTAGCGGAAATGGTTCCGCTGGACTACAAAGAGCCGGTCAAATAG
- a CDS encoding DUF4270 domain-containing protein gives MRKISCLLIAASACYLAACEKSGFSYEDVNTENGVGYILLDTFSVDVKTVLLDSVPSSGQNVILNGFYNDPIFGKITAGSFFEVGLPDSRKIENNMVYDSTELILRSNGYYYGDTMVPQNIQVYQLAQNINMNEGSSYLYTHHSFATQSSPLGSRAAYIRPLAKDTVSIRLADSKGQEIWDLFANNANEVSGASQWLDYFKGFAIRTGTTNAIYGYNATTAVMRIHYHINSLERGTSYFEFPLSNSGYQFNNIQADRTGTAIAGLTTTNNSISSTNLDNAAYMQGLTGIATRLDFPSIKKSMELGKFGKIITATLTVQPIRNTYTQYNLPAKVCLVKADSKQNTYDTLMNSTNGGYQYGDLSIDHLYNENTAYTYDLTSYCTSELTTDNITTRGLLMLPTYGDYLTKPERLVIGDKLNSKNKMTFKIYYLLYK, from the coding sequence ATGCGCAAAATATCATGCTTACTCATCGCGGCTTCGGCCTGTTACCTGGCGGCCTGCGAAAAGAGTGGATTCAGTTACGAGGATGTAAATACAGAAAATGGTGTCGGTTATATATTACTGGATACGTTTTCGGTAGATGTAAAAACCGTACTGCTCGACTCTGTGCCCAGCTCGGGACAAAACGTTATTCTCAACGGCTTTTACAATGACCCGATATTCGGCAAAATAACGGCGGGCTCCTTTTTTGAGGTAGGCCTGCCTGATAGCCGCAAAATTGAGAACAATATGGTGTATGACTCCACAGAGCTCATCCTGCGAAGTAATGGTTATTATTATGGAGATACGATGGTGCCGCAAAACATACAGGTATACCAGCTCGCTCAAAACATCAACATGAATGAAGGAAGCAGCTATTTATATACGCACCATTCGTTCGCTACTCAAAGCTCGCCCCTTGGTTCCAGAGCCGCGTATATCCGCCCGCTCGCGAAGGATACAGTGAGCATTCGCCTGGCAGACAGTAAAGGCCAGGAAATCTGGGACCTGTTTGCCAACAATGCCAACGAAGTATCCGGTGCGTCGCAGTGGCTCGATTATTTTAAAGGCTTCGCCATCAGGACCGGTACAACCAACGCCATCTACGGATACAATGCAACAACTGCAGTAATGCGCATCCATTATCATATCAACAGCCTGGAACGTGGCACCAGTTACTTCGAGTTCCCGCTTTCCAACAGCGGTTACCAGTTTAACAATATACAGGCCGACAGGACCGGCACTGCTATCGCTGGTTTAACAACTACCAATAATAGCATCTCATCCACTAACCTGGATAATGCCGCCTACATGCAAGGCCTGACCGGCATCGCCACTCGTCTTGACTTCCCGTCCATAAAGAAGTCAATGGAGCTGGGAAAATTTGGTAAGATAATTACTGCCACACTAACGGTACAGCCCATACGTAATACCTACACGCAATATAATCTGCCCGCTAAAGTGTGCCTCGTAAAGGCCGACAGTAAACAAAACACCTACGACACGTTGATGAACAGCACTAATGGTGGCTATCAGTACGGCGACCTGAGCATCGATCACCTGTACAATGAAAACACTGCGTACACTTACGACCTCACCAGTTATTGCACCAGCGAATTAACGACCGACAACATCACTACGCGCGGACTGCTGATGCTGCCTACCTACGGCGATTATCTCACCAAACCGGAGCGGCTCGTGATCGGCGATAAGCTGAACAGCAAAAACAAAATGACCTTTAAGATCTATTACCTGCTTTATAAATAA
- a CDS encoding DUF4907 domain-containing protein, translated as MIKWFAVAACVLALILIAIRPTDTVRLEVVPFATAGGWGYNIQADGKTYIHQDRIPVLAGNHAFRSKEDAMSVGRLMMKKLAARQSPAISEQELRALNIR; from the coding sequence ATGATTAAGTGGTTCGCCGTCGCTGCCTGTGTGTTGGCGCTCATTCTTATCGCTATTCGTCCCACGGACACCGTGCGGCTGGAGGTAGTACCATTCGCCACTGCCGGCGGTTGGGGGTATAATATTCAGGCAGATGGTAAAACGTATATCCACCAGGATAGGATCCCTGTACTGGCGGGCAACCATGCATTCCGTTCTAAAGAAGATGCCATGAGTGTCGGGCGCCTCATGATGAAGAAACTGGCCGCCAGGCAGTCGCCGGCTATATCGGAGCAGGAGCTGCGCGCATTAAATATAAGATGA
- a CDS encoding BlaI/MecI/CopY family transcriptional regulator, with translation MEKLTKQEEAAMQAIWKVGKGFVKDFLEAHAEPIPPYTTLASTIKNLEKKGYLASTKMGNVYEYTPQIAEGDYTRKFMSGFVKDYFEDSYKELVTFFAKEKKISPDELKEIIRMIEKK, from the coding sequence ATGGAAAAGTTAACAAAACAGGAAGAAGCCGCAATGCAGGCCATCTGGAAAGTGGGAAAAGGATTTGTGAAAGATTTCCTGGAGGCGCATGCAGAACCAATACCGCCTTATACCACGCTGGCTTCTACCATTAAGAACCTGGAAAAGAAAGGTTACCTCGCCAGTACGAAAATGGGTAACGTATATGAATATACGCCCCAGATAGCGGAGGGTGACTATACCCGTAAGTTCATGAGTGGTTTCGTGAAGGACTACTTTGAAGATTCTTACAAAGAACTGGTGACCTTCTTCGCCAAAGAGAAAAAGATAAGCCCGGATGAGCTGAAAGAGATTATCCGCATGATAGAAAAGAAATAA
- a CDS encoding GH1 family beta-glucosidase, with translation MTLPASFSRSDFGEDFLWGVVISAFQNEGACDADGKGASIWDTFSARRGKIKDGTHAREACHFYVNYRDDIRLAKQLGFTVFRFSISWPRILPLGKGAVNQQGIDFYHKVIDACLEYGLEPYVTLYHWDLPQALEQKGGWCHRGIVFAFENYVRICAQAFGDKVKNWIILNEPFGFTSLGYMLGVHAPGKFGLSYFLPAVHHVALAQAEGGRVVREEVRNANVGTTFSCSHIIPYTQSEADIKAARRADALFNRLFIEPSLGMRYPADDFPLLHRIERRYAMWRDWEKLPFDFDFIGIQNYFPLVVKHNAFMPYVKVSEVKPRYRNVPVTALGWEISGVGMYNILKKFAAYPGVKNIIVSESGAAFNDTLEAGAVNDAQRIRYFKEYIAGALQAKREGVPLSGYFAWTLTDNFEWAEGYRARFGLVHVDHATQQRTVKASGKWFSDFLHFRHALKNEEVAS, from the coding sequence ATGACGTTGCCTGCATCATTTTCGCGTAGCGATTTCGGGGAAGATTTTTTGTGGGGAGTGGTGATTTCCGCTTTCCAGAACGAGGGCGCCTGTGATGCGGACGGCAAAGGGGCGTCTATCTGGGACACCTTCAGCGCGCGTCGCGGCAAGATCAAAGATGGCACACATGCACGCGAGGCCTGTCATTTCTACGTAAACTACCGCGACGATATCCGTCTCGCCAAACAACTAGGCTTTACTGTATTTCGCTTCTCCATTTCCTGGCCGCGCATATTGCCGCTGGGCAAGGGGGCTGTAAACCAGCAAGGCATTGATTTTTACCATAAAGTTATAGACGCCTGTCTCGAATACGGCCTCGAACCGTACGTTACCCTTTATCACTGGGATCTGCCACAGGCGCTGGAACAGAAAGGCGGCTGGTGCCACCGGGGTATCGTATTTGCTTTCGAAAACTATGTGCGCATTTGCGCGCAGGCTTTTGGTGATAAAGTGAAAAACTGGATCATCCTGAACGAACCGTTCGGCTTCACCTCCCTGGGTTATATGTTAGGCGTACACGCGCCCGGAAAGTTCGGCTTGTCGTACTTTTTGCCCGCCGTACACCACGTAGCGCTCGCTCAGGCAGAAGGCGGCCGTGTGGTGCGCGAAGAGGTGCGTAACGCTAACGTGGGTACGACTTTTTCCTGCTCACACATCATCCCTTACACACAAAGTGAAGCCGACATCAAAGCTGCCCGCCGCGCAGATGCACTTTTTAACCGGTTATTCATAGAACCCTCGCTGGGCATGCGTTACCCGGCGGATGACTTTCCTTTGTTACACCGGATAGAACGCCGGTACGCCATGTGGCGCGATTGGGAAAAATTGCCGTTCGACTTCGATTTTATTGGTATACAGAACTACTTTCCATTAGTGGTGAAGCATAATGCGTTTATGCCTTATGTGAAAGTGAGCGAGGTGAAACCGCGCTACCGTAATGTACCGGTGACTGCGTTAGGCTGGGAAATCAGCGGTGTGGGCATGTATAACATCCTGAAAAAGTTTGCAGCCTATCCTGGTGTGAAAAACATCATCGTGTCAGAAAGCGGCGCGGCCTTTAACGATACGCTGGAAGCCGGTGCGGTGAACGACGCGCAACGCATCCGCTATTTTAAAGAATACATCGCCGGCGCACTGCAGGCCAAACGTGAAGGTGTTCCACTGTCTGGCTATTTCGCCTGGACGCTCACCGATAATTTTGAATGGGCCGAAGGTTATCGCGCACGATTCGGACTGGTGCATGTGGATCATGCTACGCAACAACGAACGGTGAAGGCTTCTGGTAAATGGTTTTCGGACTTCCTGCACTTTCGGCACGCTTTAAAGAACGAGGAAGTGGCGTCTTAA
- a CDS encoding formylglycine-generating enzyme family protein translates to MTKHIHRILAVGAIACLASCAQKPSANIARQASPADSLNHMVLIPGGQFSMGADDNDGQPDEYPKHAVQLDSFWMDEHEVTNAEFALFVESTGYVTVAEKPVSMDEIMREMPPGSPEPDSSVLLPGSLVFTPPNHAVPLNDVSLWWSFIQGADWRHPQGPQSNITGKDHYPVTHIAYEDALAYAKWAGKRLPTEAEWEYAARGGLANQPYPWGSELLTEGKTKANTWNGRFPYENTQTDGHTSLAPVKTYAANAYGLYDMSGNVWELCADWFHSDYYKSVADSISHNPKGPAQGYDAEDPRSVKHVIRGGSFMCSDEYCKGYRVSARMKTSPESGLENLGFRCVMDIKK, encoded by the coding sequence ATGACCAAACATATTCATCGTATTCTGGCAGTGGGCGCCATCGCCTGCCTCGCATCCTGCGCACAAAAGCCCTCCGCAAATATTGCACGGCAGGCAAGTCCGGCCGACAGCCTCAATCATATGGTACTCATCCCCGGCGGACAGTTCAGCATGGGCGCCGACGATAACGACGGCCAGCCGGACGAGTACCCGAAACACGCCGTACAGCTCGACTCCTTCTGGATGGACGAACATGAGGTGACTAACGCCGAGTTCGCGCTATTCGTGGAAAGCACCGGCTATGTAACGGTTGCAGAAAAGCCTGTCTCTATGGATGAGATCATGCGCGAAATGCCGCCCGGCAGTCCGGAGCCCGACAGCAGCGTACTGTTACCCGGTTCGCTGGTGTTTACACCGCCAAATCACGCTGTTCCTTTGAACGATGTGTCGCTATGGTGGTCATTTATTCAAGGGGCAGACTGGCGGCATCCGCAAGGTCCGCAAAGCAATATCACGGGTAAAGACCATTACCCCGTTACGCACATCGCCTACGAAGACGCACTGGCCTACGCGAAATGGGCCGGCAAACGCCTGCCTACCGAAGCGGAGTGGGAATATGCTGCCCGCGGCGGACTGGCGAACCAGCCCTATCCCTGGGGCAGTGAATTACTTACAGAAGGCAAAACCAAAGCCAACACCTGGAATGGCCGGTTTCCTTACGAAAACACACAAACAGACGGCCACACCAGTCTCGCGCCTGTTAAAACATATGCAGCCAACGCTTACGGTTTATACGATATGAGTGGTAACGTTTGGGAGCTTTGCGCCGACTGGTTCCACAGCGACTATTATAAATCCGTAGCCGATAGCATCAGCCATAATCCTAAAGGCCCTGCCCAAGGCTACGATGCCGAAGATCCCCGCTCGGTTAAACACGTCATCCGCGGTGGTTCCTTTATGTGCAGCGATGAATACTGCAAAGGCTATCGCGTATCCGCCAGGATGAAAACCTCACCCGAATCAGGCTTGGAAAACCTGGGCTTCCGTTGTGTGATGGACATAAAAAAATAA
- a CDS encoding TlpA disulfide reductase family protein → MKRIVLFAALFLPWALKAQPKTKQIHYDIKGVSSIGQPGKMYISLRKADKNMLDSAEVVDGQFTFKGKLEEPVYASIFIYIETPERPGAKSRKEVAKFFVDKGTTTVNIKDISGNAEIKGGAAQNALEQLSEMESSVAKQAEELQKQYRAFYNAKDEEGMKKIEPRFAELDAKRSATQRAYLKQHPTTPIGIYVINTLAGYDINLPEIEPIFNNLSDEVKGSPSGQAFSKRMDIARRTQVGQESIDFSQNAPDGTPLALSSLRGKYVLIDFWASWCGPCRAENPNVVKAYNQYKDKNFTVLGISLDESKEKWLKAIEKDQLTWAQVSDLKGWQNEVAKLYGIRAIPQNYLVDPKGRIIGKNLRGEALEKKLEELMGE, encoded by the coding sequence ATGAAAAGAATAGTTCTTTTTGCAGCGCTATTCCTGCCCTGGGCACTAAAGGCCCAACCCAAAACGAAGCAAATCCATTATGATATAAAAGGTGTTTCTTCCATCGGTCAGCCTGGCAAAATGTACATCAGCCTTAGAAAAGCGGATAAAAACATGCTGGATAGCGCCGAGGTGGTAGACGGTCAGTTTACCTTCAAAGGCAAGCTGGAAGAGCCCGTTTACGCTTCCATTTTCATCTACATCGAAACGCCTGAAAGACCAGGCGCCAAAAGCCGCAAAGAAGTAGCAAAGTTCTTCGTAGATAAAGGTACTACCACCGTTAATATCAAAGACATTAGCGGAAACGCCGAAATCAAAGGCGGCGCAGCCCAAAACGCGCTGGAGCAACTGAGCGAAATGGAATCATCCGTCGCTAAGCAGGCGGAGGAGTTGCAGAAGCAATACCGTGCGTTTTATAATGCGAAGGATGAAGAAGGCATGAAGAAGATCGAGCCCCGTTTTGCTGAACTCGATGCTAAGCGCAGCGCAACACAACGTGCCTATCTGAAGCAGCATCCTACCACACCTATCGGTATTTATGTGATCAATACGCTTGCAGGCTACGATATCAATCTCCCGGAAATAGAGCCGATTTTCAATAACTTAAGTGACGAAGTAAAAGGTAGCCCGTCCGGACAGGCGTTCAGCAAACGAATGGATATCGCGCGCAGAACGCAGGTGGGGCAGGAGTCTATCGACTTTTCACAGAACGCGCCAGACGGTACGCCACTGGCTTTATCTTCCCTTCGCGGTAAGTATGTGCTGATCGACTTTTGGGCCAGCTGGTGCGGCCCATGCAGGGCAGAAAATCCGAACGTGGTGAAAGCTTACAATCAGTATAAAGACAAAAACTTTACCGTACTGGGTATCTCGCTCGACGAGTCAAAAGAGAAGTGGTTAAAAGCCATTGAAAAAGACCAGCTGACCTGGGCGCAGGTGAGTGACCTGAAAGGCTGGCAGAACGAAGTGGCAAAACTGTACGGGATTCGCGCTATTCCACAGAACTACCTGGTAGATCCGAAGGGTCGCATCATCGGCAAAAACCTGAGAGGTGAGGCGCTGGAAAAGAAACTGGAAGAATTAATGGGGGAGTAG